DNA from Streptomyces sp. NBC_00536:
TGCCTCGGTCAGTCGGTGTCGGGCACGATGATCGTCCAGACCCGAAGCCAGGCCAGGGTTATGACGACCACAGCCACGACGGCGGCCAGTGCCCCGTCTTCGGTGACCAGGAGGGTGCCGACCCCGGAGACGGTGCCGAGGGCCAGCCCGACGATCAGGAGGGGCACGGACGGTCCCTTCACCGGGCGGGCCGGGAGACGCCGGAGACGTAGGCGCTGATTCCGCGCCGCTGCATCCGTCCGCCGGGGATGACGCGGGCGTTCGACGGCATCTCGGGGATCTTGCGCTTTGCCCGCTGGCTCTGGTCTCCGCCGATCAGGTGGCGGTTGTCGAGCTGCGCCTCGCAGTCGACGTCCGCGACGTCCTCGAAGGGCCGCCGGCAGTTGCGGCAGTAGACCTCTAGCGCGTCGATCCGGGTGCCTTCGACGGTTGTGAAAGAGCCGCGGAAGTCTGCGAGCTTCGCGATCCGTTCCTCCACCTTGATCTCCGCAGCCACGATCCAGACGTGGGCGAGCGACAGTTCGGGCTCCTCGTCCACGGTGGTGGGCGGGGTGGCGTCCAGCGGTTCGGCGAACAGGTCGGCAAACGTCTCGAAGGAGAGCTGGTCGCTGACTACAGAGGTCGACACGTGATGAATCCTCCCGGCGGCGGTACCCCATGACGTGACCCTGCGTCAACGTCTGGCCGCCTATATGGACGGAGTCACGTGCCCAAGCGTTACACCTTCAGTGAAGCCAGCTCTGGGTGGGCGGTGACTGCATCCCGCAGGAAGCTGCGCTTGGAGTAGAAGGTGCGCTGGTCTGCCAAGCCGTTCAGGGTTAGGTAGCCCAACAGCAAGCTGTCGATGCGCTCCATCTCCCTCATCACCCCCTCAGGGTCCTGGTCGACAATGCCGCGCGTCCGCCGATACTCCAGCTCGCATTGCGACAGCACCACGTGGGGTGCGCTCATGAGCGAGCAGTGGTCGAAGAAGATGCCGTACACGTGGCCCGTGGCCATCGACTCGCAGTGGACGTCGTAGCGGACACGCCGGAACGGGGGCATCGCCCGTACCTTCAGGCCGAGCTGTCCCCGCAGGTGTTCCTCGAAGCCGGATTGCGCGACGTCGAGGACCGGGGAGAGCTCCTCGCGGCGGGCGAAGGCGTCCTCGGTGTACCACTTGCGCTTGAGGACGTGGCCGCCGCTCACGGTTCGGACGAAGGAGGCGTAGCCCACTTCGGTCTCGGGGCCCATGACGTCGAACAGGTGGTTCTCGGTGAAGTTGGCCTGGAACTCATCTCGGAACTCTGGCCGGCAGCCGTCCAGGCCGCCCGTTCGCAAGGTCTTGAGCAGGTCCATGGAGGCTGCCCAGATGTCTGTTCCGGCCGTCAGGTTGTACTTGACTTCCAGCTCGGTGCCCGCGAAGTGGGTGCGGTAGTACCGCCTGTGGTTGTTGAGCTGGAGCACCGAGGCGTTGTGAGCTTCGAGTACAGGTTCCAGCCAGCGGAGATCTTCGACGGGGCCCGTCCCGACAGGGGAGGGTGTGGAGCGGACGAAGCAGGCGTCCTCGGGGAAGAAGTGGATCGGGGCGTACGCGTGATAGCCGCCCGGGGCTTCGGCCAGGTAGCAGAGCGGAACGAGGGCGGCTGTCACGGTCGTGCCGATCGTGGCGTGCAGGGCAGGACCAGCGATGCCGTGGAAGAAAAGGTCGGCGCCCGCGATCACGCGCGTCTGCGACAGCTTGTCGCCAGCGACGGTCAGCGCCTGGGCGGGACAGGCGCCGAGGTCATCCCATCGCACGATCACCGTGTTGCCCGGCACCGCGATCTCCTGAGGTTCGACTCTGACCAGGACGATCGGGTCATCGACGCGGCGGGGCGCGGTCTGATTGAGCAGGTGAACCCCTCCCAGGACGACCCAGGCGTTGCGTTCCGCGAAGCGCGCAGACATGGCAAATCTCCTTTCACGGTGCGAGTCGGCGAGGATGTGCTTCGTGCTGTCTCCGCGCCGCCGGAATCAGTTCGGGCATAGGGTGGGCGGAGTGATCCACGGTGAAACCGAAAAGACGATCTTGGACTCGGCAAGTGCCGATGTCCGGCTGGCAGCCCTGGAGTTCGATGGGGCGCGAGCATGGTGGGACCACGCGCGTCAGCTTCCTCTGGAGCCGCTGTCGGCCGATGTCTGGGTGACTGATCCGGCCTTCGAGCACGTGCTGCTGGTGAGGCACCGGTGGCGGGGCTGGGTGCCGCCGGGCGGCAAGGTCGAAGCTGGGGAAACCCCGCGTGCCGCGGCGGAGCGCGAACTGGGTGAGGAGACCGGTTTGCGGGCTGAGCTGTTGGAGGTGCCGGCGGCCGTGTCCGTTCGTTCCTACCGAGCCGACTGGTCGCCGACGCTGGGCCTGTCGTACGCCGCGATCGTACCGATGACCGTGCAGTTGGGCGGGGAGACCGGGCAGCCGCCGCAGTGGTTTGCCCTCGGTGAGGCCTGGAAGTCGGTCTTTCCGGAGGACCGCGAGCGCATCCGAACGCACGTGCGCCGGCTGGCGGCCGAGCGTGCTGTCGGGGCCCGCTGACCTGCGGAACACGGTCAGAGCACCGCCTCGATCTGGTGGAGGGTCTGGCTGGGCATCGTGATCAGTTGCAGGTCGTGGAGGAAGCGGACCCAGACCGGTTCCAGGCCCGGCAGGGCAGAAAAATCGGTGTCGCTGATCTCTCCGGCAGCGTAGGCCGCGGTGCGCCGGGCGTACTGCTGAAGCTGGTCGGGGTGAACCCAGCGAGGCGTTCGCACCTCGCGGGCCGAGGGGCGGATGTGGCCGCTGGTCTGGGCCTCGAAGATCGTCCAGTGATGGCCGACCGCGCCGTCGGTCAGGCGGCGGCACCGATTGGCTCTCCAACTCTGCTGGAGAGGATGAAGGCGGGTCACGGTGAGCCCGACTTCCTCGGCGACTTCCGCGGCGGCGGCCTTCTCCGGACTCCCGTGGGAGTCGACGTGCCCGGCCACCGGCGCAAGACCGGCCGGCGCGGTGGCCCTCTCGAAGACGAGAAGGCCAGCCGTGCCGGAGATCAGCACGCCAACGCTGGCGTGGTCGCACCGCGGGACGCTGGAGGCCGGTCTGATCACGGCCGAACCTTGGGGCGCTCGGCCACGACGACGAGCCAGCTGGTCACCGTTTGGGCGTCCGGGATGGTCTGGGCGTAGGCCTTGGCCAGCATCTCCATGCGCTGAGCGTGGGTGAAGTCGCCGTCGGGTCGGGCAAAGACGGGAATCGACAGCCACGCCATCTTCTCGGCGACCGTGCCGTGCTGGGCGACGACCTCGGCGTCGACCAAGTCCATCCCGGCGGAGGAGAGGTGCGCGGTGACCGCCTCCAGCGGCAGCTTGGGAGCAGGCGGTCGGGTCGGGGGCGGGGCGTATCCGTAGTCGCGGGCGGCGACCTGGTGGATCAGCCGGTTCAGTGACGGCCCGGGGTGGGCGCTCTTCTCGTCATCGTGTTCAACACCGGCGAACCCCCCGCCGATGTTGAACACGAACCGGCCGCCTGGACGCAGCACCGTGTGGACGGCGGTGAAGACCCGCGGCACGTCGGTCTTCCAGATAGCGGAGTTGCACACCACGGCGTCGACCTCAGCGGTCGGTGCGTGGCGGTCCAGGTCTTCGGCTGCGGCGGTGACCCAGGTCAGGCGCGGGTCGTCCAGGGTGCGCCGGCCGACGCGCTGCATGGCGGCGGCGTTGTCCAGGGAGATGACCCGCGCTGTAGCAGGGGTGAGTTCGAGGATCGCCTTCGCAGTCGCTCCGGCTCCGCCGCACAGGTCGAGGACCAGACGGCTGTCCCCGAGGCGGGCACGACGGCCCAGGTCGCGGCTGGTGGTGCCGTACATCGGGAACGCGCGTGTGAACGCCTCGTACGCCTCAGCTGTCGTGTCCTCGTCCCAGCCGAGGACGGCGTCATGGGGTGCCATTTGGGTGCCTCGCTTCGCGGAAGGGAGACCCCGGTCCGGGCCGGAGCGGGGGTGGTCAGAACAGGGACGCCTGGACGGCGGTACCCGGGGACGTGAACGGGCCGAGGACGATCCGCCGGCCTTTGAGGGCGCCGAGGTCAAGCAGGTAGCCCGTCTCGTCGTCGTTCTCCAGGACGGCGAGGACCTGGGTGCCGATGCATGAGCGGGGGGTGAAACCGTGTTCCCCTTCCCGGAGGTCGTGCGGGTACAGGACGCGTTCGGTGTCCGGAGTGCGCAGCTGGTTGCCCTCCTCGGGCGGCGTCCACTCCTCCAGTACGGCGGGGACGTTCATGTCGGCCAGGTCCGCGGCAGCTCGGGCGACAGCGTGGTCGTGGCTGGTCCGGGCAGCGGTGAGGGTGCGGAGGTCGGCCAAGGCCCGGAGTTTGGCCGCCGAGCGCACGGTCTGCGCCAGGTCCAATCGGCGGGTAAGGGCGTCTTCGAGGTGCCGTACGGCCTGGCCGTCAGGGCTCTTGGCGAGGTAGGTGGCGAAGAGGGCCCCCTGCTCGTCGAGGCGGGAACGCCGGCGCGGCTCCGCCGCCGTGCCGACCTTGGTGGTGCCGTCCGCGAAGGTGGCCAGGTACAGCCAGTGCGGCTGCGCCATGTACGCGATGAGGGTGTCGGGGGCGTGGCCGCCCTGGTGGAACTGGTGGGCGAAGCGGAACTCGTCCCTGCTCGCGCACGCGAAGCACTGGCTGTTGTGATCGGTGGTCGTACGCTCAGGGCAGGCGACGGCTTCGACGTTGACGGTGTCGGTGAAGGCGTAGCGGCCGGTGCACCACCGGCCGCTACGGCCCAGCCGGTAGCCGAGACGCTGGTTCATGACCTCGGCGTAGACCAGTGGCCCGCCAGGAAGCGGGGCGAGCAGGAGCTGGGGCTTACCGCTCGCCCAGGTGACGCCGTGGCACACGTACTCGCCATCGGTCGGTCGGGTCACTGGCATGGTGCGTTCCTCGCGGTGGGGGGCGGTCAGACGGTCAGGTGGAGGAGGTCAGACAGGGCCCCGGCCGCGGTCTTGAAGACCGCTTCCTCGTCCATGTCGGTGACGTCGATCGGTAGCCAGCCGCCACGATGCTGTTGCTCGCGCAGCTGGGCCAGGACGGTGTCCTGGTAGCGGATGAAGTCCTTGTCGCCGCCGCCGGAGTGGCCGGCCTCCAGAGAGGTGAACGAGCCTCTGCGGGCAAGGGCTTCGCGGGCCCCGATCTTCAGGAAGAACACGACGTCGGGCTCGGTGAGGTGCCCGAAGACCTGTTCGGCCAACTGGCTGCTGACAGCCGGGTTGACGGCGTACCGGGCGAGGATCTTGTGGTGGCTGTTGTCGAGGACGACGTGCGTTCCCGTGGCGAGCGCGGGCTGGATCACCAGCTTGTCCTGGAGGGAGTACCAGGCAGCGAGCGCCAGCAGCCAGTAGTGGTCACCGCAGGCCTTGGCGACGCGGGCGTCCCGCCGGTACACCAGGGCGTTGAGACGGTCGACGTAGGCAGACAGTTCGTCGTCCATGGGAACGGTGGTGCTGTGCTTGCCGACGAGGATCGCCGGGTGTCCGGCATCGTTCAGGGCCTTGTGCAGGCGGGTGGCAAGGGTGGACTTGCCGGCGCCGTCGCCCCCGACGAAGGCGATCTCCCGACCCCGCACGGGATAGGCCCCGTGTTGTGCTGCGACCGTCATGGCCGGTTCCTCCTCAGTTCGGGTGTGCGGCCAGGCGGCCCGCGATGGTGTGGCGGATCTGGTCGACCAGGGCGGCCCGCCGCCGGAGCACGTCGCGGTGTCGTTCATTGGACAGGTCCGCGGGGTAGTGCCGGGCGAGATTGTTGGAAATGACGTGCAGGTAGCCGAAACCGATCCCTGCGTGGCGCGCAGCGGCCCCCATGGGGCCGATCTCCGGGTCCACGAAGGCGTAGTCGGCGTGCTTGGCCAGCCAGTCGCGGTTCTCCAGCAGGATCGACGGTGAGGTCACGTGGACGCCGGTGTGCACGCCCGGCTGGCCGGAGGCGAACCCGCCGAAGAAGTCGTTCCAGGTGACCAGCCTGTCGCCGACGAGGCTCTCGTTTCCGGTGGCCAGCAGGGTGTTCGGTTCGATCTCGGGGGCCAGGGCGCCGACCTTGCCGACGTAGACGACGTCCATGGCGCCGAGATCGGCCAGGCGGCCGACGACCCGGCCGGCGACGTCGCCCCAGATGCTGTGGCGGAAGCCGAGGTAGACCACCCGGCGGCCGTGAAGCGTCGTTCGCTGCCAGGAGTAGCCCGAGCCGTGCGTCCACACCCCGTCGGCCGGGGCCAGATGTTCCAGAGCCCAACCGACGACGACCAGGTCCCCGTCGAGGTCGAGTCGGAGCCGGTCGACGGCCGCGCTGCACAGAACCGGGTCGGGCGGCATGTAGGTGACGGTCTGGGCGGGACGCCCGGTCATCGCCAGGTAGGTGGCGATGATCAGGCCGTAGTGCTGAACGTAGTCGGCGCCGGGGTACACGTTGACCACCAGGTCGCGGCCGACGGCTTGCGCGGTGGGTCGCTCCCAGTTGAACAGCTTGCCCGTCTTCTCGTGGCGGGAGACCACGGCCTGGCGGTCGTAGTCGCCGACGACATGGATGCGGTCCCAGTCGTGTTCCTGGATCAGGTGATGGACCTTGATCTCCAGGTAGCGCAGCAGGCTGTCGGGGCCCATGGTGTGGCGCGCGGTCTCGATGGGTGCCGCGGGGAGGGCGGCGCTGAGCGGGGGACCGGAGATCAGCGTCATGATCGGGCCTGCGCGATCTGCACGTCGCTGCCGGCCGCGTGCCGGACGACTGCGATGTTGCGTCGGATCAGGTCGAACCGGTCCTCGGGGATCGGGTCGAGGTGCTCGATGCGGGGTGTGCTGGGCTTCTCGTACGGGCCGTCGGGCAGCAGGGCGATGCCCATCGCGCCGAGGATGACCGGGGCGGCGCCGTCCACGGAGGCGATCCACTCGTGCTCGCGCTGTCCGACCAGCTCCAAGTGGCCGGTGCGCCCCAGCCCGAGCAGCCGGTAGACGATCCGGTCCTCGACCAGCCCGCGCTCCTCCAGGTAGCGGGTGGCCGCCCACCGGGTTCGGCACAGCTGGTCTTCCGGCGCGGGCCGTCGGGAGGCCGGCAGGGCGATGGCGCCGATCTCGCTGTTGGAGACGAGGGCGTCGTACGTGCGCTTCCACTCCTCATCGTCCGCCGCATGCAAGACGGCGCACAGCCGGAAGTCGGCCCCTGCAAGGTCGCGGATCTCGCGGGCGGCACGCTCGCTCGCCTTGAGCGTTGCGGGGCCGTCCCGCATGACGTCCGGAAGGATGATCTCCCGCGCCTTGACCGCGTGCCCCGCCTTGACGAGGTCGGCCGCGGGCAGGGCGTGCCCGAGGTCGAAGACGCCGTTGTCGACGATGATCTCCGCGCCCCGTTCCGTCTCGCGGCGGAAGAAGTCCCGGTATGTCTCGTTCGACAGGACGTGCTGCGCGGCGACGTGGTGGACGCGGGCCGGGTCCTGCCCGACGAACGCCTCCAGGTAGGCGGGCGGCGCGATGGCGGAGAACTCGATGGCCATCACTTCACCCCCCACTGCGCGGACGCGGAGGCCATGAACTGGGCGGCAAGCACCGGGTCGGTCAGGAAACGGCCGCCGGACTCCACGGTGGTGGTCCGCGCCGTCTCCATCCGTACCCCGCGCATACTCATGCACAGGTGGGCACCGCGGACCGCGACCGCCACGTCCTTGCTGCCGATCACGCTGGCCAGTTCCTCGGCGAGCTGCTGCGTGAAACGCTCCTGGACCTGGAGCCGTGCGGCGACTCCTTGCGCGATCCGCCCGAACTTGCTCAGGCCGACCACTTCGCCGTCCGGCAGGTAGCCGGCCGCCACCTGGAGGTTCATAGGCAGCAGGTGGTGCTCGCACAGGGTCCACACGCTCATGTCGCCGACCACGACCAGCTGGCCGGACAGAGCGGGCTCGGGGAAGCAGGTGGCCGTGGCCTCGGAGTCCGGGAAGAGGAACGACTTCCACCAGGACGCCACGCGCAGCGGCGTGTCGGCCAGGCCCTCGCGGTCCGGGTTCTCGCCGAGAGCGATGAGCAGTTCGCGGGTCAGCGCGGTGACGCGCTCGACGTCAA
Protein-coding regions in this window:
- a CDS encoding dTMP kinase: MTVAAQHGAYPVRGREIAFVGGDGAGKSTLATRLHKALNDAGHPAILVGKHSTTVPMDDELSAYVDRLNALVYRRDARVAKACGDHYWLLALAAWYSLQDKLVIQPALATGTHVVLDNSHHKILARYAVNPAVSSQLAEQVFGHLTEPDVVFFLKIGAREALARRGSFTSLEAGHSGGGDKDFIRYQDTVLAQLREQQHRGGWLPIDVTDMDEEAVFKTAAGALSDLLHLTV
- the folE gene encoding GTP cyclohydrolase I; protein product: MTNATVTTVDSQTPPIPAQPGPAGQPGSVDVERVTALTRELLIALGENPDREGLADTPLRVASWWKSFLFPDSEATATCFPEPALSGQLVVVGDMSVWTLCEHHLLPMNLQVAAGYLPDGEVVGLSKFGRIAQGVAARLQVQERFTQQLAEELASVIGSKDVAVAVRGAHLCMSMRGVRMETARTTTVESGGRFLTDPVLAAQFMASASAQWGVK
- a CDS encoding DUF2797 domain-containing protein encodes the protein MPVTRPTDGEYVCHGVTWASGKPQLLLAPLPGGPLVYAEVMNQRLGYRLGRSGRWCTGRYAFTDTVNVEAVACPERTTTDHNSQCFACASRDEFRFAHQFHQGGHAPDTLIAYMAQPHWLYLATFADGTTKVGTAAEPRRRSRLDEQGALFATYLAKSPDGQAVRHLEDALTRRLDLAQTVRSAAKLRALADLRTLTAARTSHDHAVARAAADLADMNVPAVLEEWTPPEEGNQLRTPDTERVLYPHDLREGEHGFTPRSCIGTQVLAVLENDDETGYLLDLGALKGRRIVLGPFTSPGTAVQASLF
- a CDS encoding NUDIX domain-containing protein, which translates into the protein MIRPASSVPRCDHASVGVLISGTAGLLVFERATAPAGLAPVAGHVDSHGSPEKAAAAEVAEEVGLTVTRLHPLQQSWRANRCRRLTDGAVGHHWTIFEAQTSGHIRPSAREVRTPRWVHPDQLQQYARRTAAYAAGEISDTDFSALPGLEPVWVRFLHDLQLITMPSQTLHQIEAVL
- a CDS encoding class I SAM-dependent methyltransferase, with protein sequence MAPHDAVLGWDEDTTAEAYEAFTRAFPMYGTTSRDLGRRARLGDSRLVLDLCGGAGATAKAILELTPATARVISLDNAAAMQRVGRRTLDDPRLTWVTAAAEDLDRHAPTAEVDAVVCNSAIWKTDVPRVFTAVHTVLRPGGRFVFNIGGGFAGVEHDDEKSAHPGPSLNRLIHQVAARDYGYAPPPTRPPAPKLPLEAVTAHLSSAGMDLVDAEVVAQHGTVAEKMAWLSIPVFARPDGDFTHAQRMEMLAKAYAQTIPDAQTVTSWLVVVAERPKVRP
- a CDS encoding NUDIX hydrolase, which produces MIHGETEKTILDSASADVRLAALEFDGARAWWDHARQLPLEPLSADVWVTDPAFEHVLLVRHRWRGWVPPGGKVEAGETPRAAAERELGEETGLRAELLEVPAAVSVRSYRADWSPTLGLSYAAIVPMTVQLGGETGQPPQWFALGEAWKSVFPEDRERIRTHVRRLAAERAVGAR